Proteins from one Catenuloplanes atrovinosus genomic window:
- the pheT gene encoding phenylalanine--tRNA ligase subunit beta — MRIGVSWLREHVDLPVDLTGTDVEQALVSLGIEVDSVVDQAATVTGSLVVGRVLTIEELTGFKKPIRFCTVDVGNEAPQEIVCGARNFAAGDLVVVILPGGELPGGFRIGARKTYGRMSAGMICSAAELGLSDDHDGIIVLSGDHVPGTDARPLVGLDDIILELEITPDRGYAMSVRGLARELSHALKVPFRDPALAAAPAGTEDVPWPVTVEDRIGCDRFSARLVRGVDPSAPSPDFIKRRLAVAGVRSIGLAVDITNYVMLEFGQPMHAFDADLLDGPLLVRRALPGEKITTLDGVVRSLDTEDMVICSGEAPGVPISLAAVMGGETSEVQPTTTNVLFEAAHWDAVMVGRTARRHKLFSEAAKRWERGVDPALTLVALERAVSLLLEHGGPDASAAAEILDLDYRRPAGFIELDATLPARRIGVDYSRDQVIDLLQRVGCAVAASTSSDVLTVTPPSWRPDLTDPADLVEEVVRLDGYDVVPSVLPTAPPGNGLTAAQARRRSVARALAENGYVEVLNYPFMSAAVFDAFGMPSSDNRRSAVRLANPLSEEEPLLRSTLLPPLLTTLRRNIGRGTRDLALYEIGAVFHPRPGAGSPPAMGVDERPSDDDLFAADATLPKQPWHVAVVLAGETSPSGWWGEGRQATWADAVEAARTVLSAAGIPAGEITVSAGDEAPWHPGRCAAISVDGTIVGFAGELHPAAISALELPRRTCAMELNLTALPPAPVVQARPLSTYPPALIDVALVVPADVPAGAVEATLAGAAGPLLEAVRLFDVYESDSLGEGRKSLAFKLTFRAPDRTLTVEEAVSARDAAVAAAASQFGATLRGA; from the coding sequence GTGCGCATCGGAGTTTCCTGGCTGCGCGAACACGTCGACCTGCCGGTGGACCTCACCGGCACCGACGTCGAGCAGGCATTGGTGTCCCTCGGGATCGAGGTGGACTCGGTCGTCGACCAGGCGGCGACCGTCACCGGCTCGCTGGTGGTGGGCCGCGTGCTCACCATCGAGGAGCTGACCGGCTTCAAGAAGCCGATCCGGTTCTGCACGGTCGACGTCGGCAACGAGGCGCCGCAGGAGATCGTCTGCGGCGCGCGGAACTTCGCGGCCGGCGACCTCGTGGTCGTGATCCTGCCCGGCGGCGAGTTGCCCGGCGGCTTCAGGATCGGCGCCCGCAAGACCTACGGCCGGATGTCCGCGGGCATGATCTGCTCCGCGGCCGAGCTGGGGCTCAGCGACGACCACGACGGCATCATCGTGCTGTCCGGCGACCACGTGCCGGGCACTGACGCGCGCCCGCTGGTCGGGCTGGACGACATCATCCTGGAGCTGGAGATCACCCCGGACCGGGGGTACGCGATGAGCGTCCGCGGCCTCGCCCGGGAGCTGTCGCACGCGCTCAAGGTGCCGTTCCGCGACCCGGCGCTGGCCGCCGCCCCGGCCGGCACCGAGGACGTGCCGTGGCCGGTCACCGTCGAGGACCGGATCGGCTGCGACCGGTTCTCGGCCCGGCTGGTCCGCGGCGTCGACCCGTCGGCGCCGTCGCCGGACTTCATCAAGCGGCGCCTCGCGGTGGCCGGCGTACGGTCGATCGGCCTGGCCGTGGACATCACCAACTACGTGATGCTCGAGTTCGGCCAGCCGATGCACGCGTTCGACGCGGACCTGCTCGACGGCCCGCTGCTGGTCCGGCGCGCGCTGCCGGGCGAGAAGATCACCACGCTGGACGGCGTGGTTCGCTCGCTCGACACCGAGGACATGGTGATCTGCTCCGGCGAGGCGCCGGGCGTGCCGATCTCGCTGGCCGCGGTCATGGGCGGCGAGACCTCCGAGGTGCAGCCCACCACCACGAACGTGCTGTTCGAGGCCGCGCACTGGGACGCGGTCATGGTCGGGCGCACCGCGCGGCGGCACAAGCTGTTCAGCGAGGCCGCGAAGCGCTGGGAGCGCGGCGTCGACCCGGCGCTCACGCTGGTCGCGCTGGAGCGCGCCGTGTCGCTGCTGCTCGAGCACGGCGGCCCGGACGCGTCCGCCGCGGCGGAGATCCTCGACCTGGACTACCGCCGCCCGGCCGGGTTCATCGAGCTTGACGCCACGCTGCCGGCCCGCCGGATCGGTGTGGACTACTCGCGCGACCAGGTCATCGACCTGCTCCAGCGGGTCGGCTGCGCGGTCGCCGCGTCCACCTCCAGCGACGTGCTCACGGTCACGCCGCCGTCCTGGCGCCCGGACCTGACCGACCCGGCCGACCTGGTCGAGGAGGTCGTCCGGCTGGACGGGTACGACGTGGTCCCGAGCGTGCTGCCGACCGCGCCGCCCGGCAACGGCCTGACCGCCGCGCAGGCCCGCCGCCGGTCCGTGGCCCGCGCGCTGGCCGAGAACGGGTACGTGGAGGTGCTCAACTACCCGTTCATGTCCGCCGCGGTGTTCGACGCGTTCGGCATGCCGTCCTCGGACAACCGCCGCTCCGCGGTGCGCCTGGCGAACCCGCTCTCCGAGGAGGAGCCGCTGCTGCGCAGCACGCTGCTGCCGCCGCTGCTCACCACGCTGCGCCGCAACATCGGCCGGGGCACGCGCGACCTCGCGCTCTACGAGATCGGCGCGGTCTTCCACCCGCGTCCCGGCGCCGGCAGCCCGCCGGCGATGGGCGTGGACGAGCGCCCCAGCGACGACGACCTGTTCGCCGCGGACGCCACGCTGCCCAAGCAACCGTGGCACGTGGCCGTGGTGCTGGCCGGCGAGACCTCCCCGTCCGGCTGGTGGGGGGAGGGCCGGCAGGCGACCTGGGCCGACGCGGTCGAGGCCGCACGCACCGTGCTCTCCGCCGCCGGCATCCCGGCCGGCGAGATCACGGTCTCGGCCGGCGACGAGGCGCCGTGGCACCCCGGCCGCTGCGCCGCGATCTCGGTCGACGGCACCATCGTGGGCTTCGCCGGCGAACTCCACCCGGCGGCGATCTCCGCGCTGGAGCTGCCGCGCCGCACCTGCGCGATGGAACTCAACCTGACCGCGCTCCCGCCCGCGCCGGTGGTGCAGGCCCGGCCGCTGTCGACGTACCCGCCGGCGCTGATCGACGTGGCCCTGGTCGTGCCCGCCGACGTACCGGCCGGTGCCGTCGAGGCCACGCTGGCCGGCGCGGCCGGCCCGCTGCTGGAGGCGGTGCGCCTGTTCGACGTGTACGAGTCCGACTCACTGGGCGAGGGCCGGAAGTCCCTGGCCTTCAAGCTCACCTTCCGCGCCCCGGACCGCACACTGACGGTCGAGGAGGCGGTCTCCGCCCGCGACGCCGCGGTCGCGGCGGCGGCGTCACAGTTCGGCGCCACCCTCCGCGGCGCGTAG
- a CDS encoding catalase, whose translation MEARKIVDAVKDAVENITEPTVPGVPGSGTPSVEEPTTPREPLPPKGDQGTPKSVTPTGFDTKAPPTTRGQQGAFLTTSQGARLRDTDHSLKAGPRGPILMQDHHFREKITHFDHERIPERVVHARGTGVHGTFTGYGSAEAITSAGFLKKGAETQVFVRFSTVLGSRGSADTVRDTRGFAVKFYTAEGTFDLVANNIPVFFIQDAIKFPDIIHAGKPHPDREIPQAQSAHDTFWDFVSLHTEAQHHAMWNMSDRGIPRSYRHMEGFGVHTFRLVNDAGETVLVKFHWKPKLGVHSLVWEEAQLIAGVDPDFHRRDLYDAIEAGAYPEYELGVQVFPDTPDETFAGIDLLDPTKIVPEELAEVQPIGRLVLNRNPTNFFAETEQVAFHLGNLPPGIDVTNDPLLQGRLFSYVDTQLTRLGGPNFSQIPVNRPHAPVNDMLRDGFHQHAVHAGVAPYKPNSLDAGNPFETDEKSFADLPVRIAEAPKIRANPVSFDDHYSQVRLFWQSMTPVEKEHIVSAYTFELGKCYQQAIKERQLRCLANIDPELCAQVAAGLGLPAPAPSEGVALTEVAPSPALSQIGQEWPPDGRIIGIVVGPDGADGAGSVREAVQAAGMLPLIIAPAGGHAGGLVVQRTFNTARSVEFDAILVADAPAPAADALPARDAKAGAAATVAVDPRVRLLIEEAWRHGKPVGAWGDGVAVLQQAGISDTPGVFLAESGPGAFTTLQQFLARHRVWERFPATLA comes from the coding sequence ATGGAAGCCCGTAAAATCGTCGACGCGGTCAAGGACGCCGTGGAGAACATCACCGAGCCCACGGTCCCCGGCGTGCCGGGTAGCGGCACGCCGAGCGTCGAGGAGCCGACCACGCCGCGGGAGCCGCTGCCGCCGAAGGGCGACCAGGGCACGCCGAAGAGTGTCACGCCGACCGGCTTCGACACCAAGGCCCCGCCGACCACGCGTGGCCAGCAGGGCGCGTTCCTCACCACGTCGCAGGGCGCCCGGCTGCGCGACACCGACCACTCGCTGAAGGCCGGGCCGCGTGGGCCGATCCTGATGCAGGACCACCACTTCCGCGAGAAGATCACGCACTTCGACCACGAGCGCATCCCGGAGCGCGTGGTGCACGCGCGCGGCACGGGCGTGCACGGCACCTTCACCGGGTACGGCAGCGCGGAGGCGATCACCAGCGCCGGCTTCCTGAAGAAGGGCGCGGAAACGCAGGTCTTCGTCCGCTTCTCCACCGTGCTCGGCTCCCGCGGCTCCGCCGACACGGTTCGGGACACCCGCGGCTTCGCCGTCAAGTTCTACACCGCCGAGGGCACGTTCGACCTGGTCGCGAACAACATCCCGGTGTTCTTCATCCAGGACGCGATCAAGTTCCCGGACATCATCCACGCGGGCAAGCCGCACCCGGACCGGGAGATCCCGCAGGCGCAGAGCGCGCACGACACGTTCTGGGACTTCGTGTCGCTGCACACCGAGGCGCAGCACCACGCCATGTGGAACATGTCCGACCGGGGCATCCCCCGGTCGTACCGCCACATGGAGGGCTTCGGCGTCCACACGTTCCGGCTGGTCAACGACGCCGGCGAGACCGTGCTGGTCAAGTTCCACTGGAAGCCGAAGCTGGGCGTGCACTCGCTGGTCTGGGAAGAGGCGCAGCTGATCGCCGGCGTCGACCCGGACTTCCACCGCCGCGACCTCTACGACGCGATCGAGGCCGGCGCGTACCCGGAGTACGAACTCGGCGTGCAGGTCTTCCCGGACACGCCGGACGAGACGTTCGCCGGCATCGACCTGCTCGACCCCACGAAGATCGTGCCGGAGGAGCTGGCCGAGGTGCAGCCGATCGGCCGCCTGGTGCTCAACCGCAACCCCACCAACTTCTTCGCGGAGACCGAGCAGGTCGCGTTCCACCTCGGCAACCTGCCGCCCGGCATCGACGTCACCAACGACCCGCTGCTGCAGGGCCGGCTGTTCTCCTACGTGGACACGCAGCTGACCCGGCTCGGCGGCCCGAACTTCTCCCAGATCCCGGTCAACCGCCCGCACGCGCCGGTCAACGACATGCTCCGCGACGGCTTCCACCAGCACGCCGTGCACGCGGGGGTCGCACCGTACAAGCCGAACTCGCTCGACGCCGGCAACCCGTTCGAGACCGACGAGAAGTCGTTCGCCGACCTGCCGGTCCGGATCGCCGAGGCACCCAAGATCCGCGCCAACCCGGTGTCGTTCGACGACCACTACTCGCAGGTGCGCCTCTTCTGGCAGAGCATGACGCCGGTCGAGAAGGAGCACATCGTCTCCGCGTACACGTTCGAGCTCGGCAAGTGCTACCAGCAGGCGATCAAGGAGCGGCAGCTGCGCTGCCTCGCCAACATCGACCCGGAGCTGTGCGCCCAGGTCGCGGCCGGGCTCGGCCTGCCGGCCCCGGCGCCGTCCGAGGGCGTCGCGCTCACCGAGGTGGCGCCGAGCCCCGCGCTGTCCCAGATCGGCCAGGAGTGGCCGCCGGACGGCCGGATCATCGGCATCGTGGTCGGCCCGGACGGCGCGGACGGCGCCGGCTCCGTGCGCGAGGCCGTCCAGGCCGCGGGCATGCTGCCGCTGATCATCGCGCCGGCCGGCGGGCACGCGGGCGGCCTGGTCGTACAGCGCACGTTCAACACCGCCCGCTCCGTCGAATTCGACGCGATCCTGGTCGCCGACGCGCCCGCGCCCGCCGCCGACGCGCTGCCCGCGCGCGACGCCAAGGCCGGCGCCGCCGCCACGGTCGCGGTCGACCCGCGCGTGCGGCTGCTCATCGAGGAGGCCTGGCGGCACGGCAAGCCGGTCGGCGCGTGGGGCGACGGCGTGGCCGTGCTCCAGCAGGCCGGCATCTCGGACACGCCCGGCGTCTTCCTGGCCGAGTCCGGCCCCGGCGCGTTCACCACGCTCCAGCAGTTCCTCGCGCGGCACCGCGTGTGGGAGCGGTTCCCGGCCACGCTCGCCTGA
- a CDS encoding ATP-binding protein, which produces MTRPRTLRANLLPLPGAARQARDLATEACLLWSLPHLIVPIALIASELAANAVEHAGTMTTLTVTRHVDHLRVSAVDGSPVPPTEARPGSGLALLQACASQWGWRTVTGGKEVWAVLSTD; this is translated from the coding sequence GTGACCCGGCCCAGAACGCTCCGCGCGAACCTGCTGCCGCTGCCCGGCGCGGCGCGGCAGGCCCGGGATCTGGCCACCGAGGCATGCCTGCTGTGGTCGCTGCCGCACCTGATCGTGCCGATCGCGCTGATCGCCTCCGAGCTGGCGGCCAACGCGGTCGAACACGCCGGCACGATGACCACACTCACCGTCACCCGGCACGTGGATCACCTGCGGGTCTCCGCCGTCGACGGCTCCCCCGTCCCGCCGACCGAGGCGCGCCCGGGCTCCGGCCTCGCGCTGCTGCAGGCGTGCGCCAGCCAGTGGGGCTGGCGCACGGTCACCGGCGGCAAGGAGGTCTGGGCGGTGCTGAGCACCGACTAG
- a CDS encoding Pycsar system effector family protein produces the protein MANMRSPRRHSGRDLDQDLMVALHSVAEFGQWVKNSDSKAVLLVAIQGLLITSVAQRAGAAPMNAAGAVWLGAGLLALSVSLACTALALLPRMPVSVASAVNPISFPVAGRLSPVEIERPATAAVRRRQAWEQALTLARIAVLKYRWVRRATVSTFLAVACLLIWLGATAYSSDGGNSSSGATSFAAVGTSSVVLASRAAQASASWRCWIVCCRMGS, from the coding sequence ATGGCAAACATGCGGAGTCCGCGGCGGCATTCGGGACGCGACCTTGACCAGGATCTGATGGTTGCGCTGCACAGCGTTGCCGAGTTCGGGCAGTGGGTGAAGAACTCGGACAGCAAGGCGGTGTTGCTGGTCGCGATCCAAGGGCTGCTGATCACCTCGGTCGCCCAGCGTGCCGGTGCGGCGCCGATGAATGCCGCCGGCGCGGTGTGGCTCGGTGCCGGGCTGCTGGCGCTGAGTGTCTCGCTCGCCTGCACGGCGCTCGCGCTCCTGCCGCGGATGCCGGTGTCCGTAGCGTCGGCCGTCAATCCGATCTCGTTCCCGGTGGCGGGTCGTCTCTCCCCGGTCGAGATCGAGCGGCCCGCCACCGCCGCGGTACGTCGCCGGCAGGCATGGGAGCAGGCGTTGACGCTGGCCCGCATCGCCGTCCTCAAGTATCGCTGGGTGCGGCGGGCCACCGTGAGTACGTTCCTCGCGGTGGCCTGCCTCCTCATCTGGCTCGGTGCGACCGCCTACTCGTCGGACGGTGGGAACTCGTCGTCCGGCGCGACGTCGTTCGCGGCGGTAGGGACGTCGTCCGTCGTCCTGGCCTCGCGTGCGGCCCAGGCCAGTGCCTCCTGGAGGTGCTGGATCGTCTGTTGCCGCATGGGGTCGTAG
- a CDS encoding SigB/SigF/SigG family RNA polymerase sigma factor translates to MSTFVSDEPDLDVCAEEYMRARAAAGPSEVERLREDFVRAAMPLAGRLASRYCGRGEPAEDLEQVARIGLVKTVDRYDADRGSFTAFAVVTIRGELRRHFRDHTWSVHVPRRLQDLGLEVKRAADTLTTRFARPPTQAEIADYLDVDEADVLAARTSMAGYSSESLNRRISDADDTEVGDLLGALDPEMAAVEDRTTLENLLLRLPRRDRRMLALRFWGNLSQAEIAEQFGISQMQVSRLLSRALTWLRTAMLSDTVPPWPGEADDPGVRVLVTAAPGRVRTARVYGEVDRDNAGELRTRLLSALCAGRPSRLEVDLGGVPLLDAAGLRVLMAVRETATARGVPLRFTGVSPHLTRLIRATGLGALLG, encoded by the coding sequence ATGTCGACCTTCGTGAGCGACGAGCCCGATCTCGACGTGTGCGCCGAGGAGTACATGCGTGCCCGCGCGGCCGCCGGGCCGTCCGAGGTCGAGCGGCTGCGGGAGGACTTCGTGCGCGCCGCGATGCCCCTCGCCGGGCGCCTGGCCAGCCGGTACTGCGGCCGGGGTGAACCCGCCGAGGACCTGGAGCAGGTGGCGCGGATCGGGCTGGTCAAGACCGTCGACCGGTACGACGCGGACCGCGGCTCGTTCACCGCGTTCGCCGTGGTGACCATCCGTGGCGAGTTGCGCCGGCACTTCCGCGACCACACCTGGAGCGTGCACGTGCCCCGCCGCCTGCAGGATCTCGGCCTGGAGGTCAAGCGCGCCGCGGACACGCTGACCACGCGCTTCGCCCGCCCGCCGACGCAGGCGGAGATCGCGGACTACCTGGACGTGGACGAGGCCGACGTGCTGGCGGCCCGGACTTCGATGGCCGGATACTCCTCCGAGTCGCTCAACCGCCGGATCTCGGACGCCGACGACACCGAGGTGGGCGACCTGCTCGGCGCGCTCGACCCGGAGATGGCCGCGGTCGAGGACCGGACCACGCTGGAGAACCTGCTGCTGCGGCTGCCACGCCGGGACCGCCGCATGCTGGCGCTGCGCTTCTGGGGCAACCTCAGTCAGGCGGAGATCGCGGAGCAGTTCGGCATCTCCCAGATGCAGGTGTCCCGGCTGCTCAGCCGCGCGCTGACCTGGCTGCGCACCGCGATGCTCAGCGACACCGTGCCGCCGTGGCCGGGCGAGGCCGACGACCCCGGCGTGCGCGTGCTGGTCACCGCCGCGCCGGGCCGGGTCCGGACCGCGCGCGTCTACGGCGAGGTGGACCGGGACAACGCGGGCGAGCTGCGCACGCGGCTGCTGTCCGCGCTGTGCGCCGGCCGGCCGAGCCGCCTGGAGGTCGACCTCGGCGGCGTGCCGCTGCTGGACGCCGCGGGCCTGCGGGTGCTGATGGCGGTGCGGGAGACCGCGACCGCGCGCGGCGTCCCCCTGCGGTTCACCGGCGTCTCGCCGCACCTCACCCGGCTGATCCGCGCGACCGGCCTGGGCGCGCTGCTGGGCTAG
- a CDS encoding Crp/Fnr family transcriptional regulator, translating into MRAIDRVEARLVAASLFRRFLQRNPDALHNLLEAVIVRLREADRRRLEFTGWDVHERVCSLLAELVHTHGRPGPGGSMTIGLALSQEEIAGATGASREAVAKALRTLRTVGAITTSRKKIVVIDLLELRRFIDGNR; encoded by the coding sequence GTGCGCGCGATCGACCGGGTGGAGGCACGACTGGTAGCCGCCTCCCTGTTCCGGCGATTTCTCCAACGCAATCCGGACGCCCTGCACAACCTGCTCGAAGCAGTCATCGTCCGGCTCCGGGAAGCGGACCGGAGACGGCTCGAGTTCACCGGCTGGGACGTACACGAGCGGGTCTGCTCCCTCCTCGCCGAACTGGTGCACACGCATGGCCGCCCCGGGCCCGGCGGGAGCATGACGATAGGGCTCGCCCTGTCCCAGGAAGAGATAGCGGGTGCCACCGGAGCATCTCGGGAAGCCGTGGCCAAGGCGTTGCGCACACTCCGCACGGTCGGCGCGATCACCACATCGCGAAAGAAGATCGTGGTGATCGACCTGCTGGAACTCCGGCGGTTCATCGACGGCAACCGGTAA
- a CDS encoding chemotaxis protein CheB translates to MAHRDVVAVGASAGGVEALRALVQGLPADFPAAVLVVLHIPRDSPSALPAILNRAGRLHAAPAADGERIRPGQVYVAPSDHHLLLLGDRLRLSHGPAESRHRPAVDPLFRSVARSAGPRAIGVVLSGSQADGASGAYDIAQRGGLVVTQDPAEALYPSMPEAVAARRPPDHVAAAAELGDLLAGLTAVPLPDSVDLPADPRMDDEIAMSDAEARTTDRMPGAVPAGFGCPDCGGGLFEVTGEPIPRYRCRIGHAWSPESLLDEQTVATESALWTALRALEEKAALSRRMSAKVYGDRYHRSVDDADHAILLIRRLIDRLAGRTEPS, encoded by the coding sequence ATGGCACACAGGGACGTCGTCGCCGTCGGGGCATCCGCCGGAGGGGTGGAGGCACTGCGCGCCCTGGTCCAGGGGCTGCCCGCGGACTTCCCCGCGGCCGTGCTGGTGGTGCTGCACATCCCGCGCGACTCGCCGAGCGCGCTGCCCGCGATCCTGAACCGGGCCGGCCGGCTGCACGCGGCGCCCGCGGCGGACGGCGAGCGGATCCGGCCCGGGCAGGTCTACGTCGCACCGTCCGATCACCACCTGCTGCTGCTCGGCGACCGGCTGCGCCTCAGCCACGGCCCGGCGGAGAGCCGGCACCGGCCCGCGGTCGACCCGCTGTTCCGCTCCGTGGCCCGGTCCGCCGGTCCGCGCGCGATCGGCGTGGTGCTCTCCGGGTCCCAGGCCGACGGCGCCTCCGGCGCGTACGACATCGCGCAGCGCGGTGGGCTGGTGGTCACGCAGGATCCGGCGGAGGCTCTCTACCCGTCGATGCCGGAGGCGGTCGCGGCCCGGCGCCCGCCCGACCACGTCGCCGCCGCGGCCGAGCTGGGCGACCTGCTTGCCGGGCTCACGGCGGTACCCCTGCCCGACTCCGTTGATCTTCCGGCTGACCCACGGATGGACGATGAGATCGCGATGAGCGACGCCGAGGCCCGCACCACCGATCGGATGCCCGGCGCCGTCCCCGCCGGGTTCGGCTGCCCGGACTGCGGCGGCGGCCTGTTCGAGGTCACCGGCGAGCCGATACCGCGCTACCGGTGCCGGATCGGGCACGCCTGGTCACCGGAGAGCCTCCTGGACGAGCAGACGGTCGCGACCGAGAGCGCGCTCTGGACCGCGCTGCGCGCGCTGGAGGAGAAGGCCGCGCTCAGCCGGCGGATGTCCGCGAAGGTGTACGGTGACCGCTACCACCGGTCCGTGGACGACGCGGACCACGCGATCCTGCTGATCCGGCGGCTGATCGACCGGCTCGCCGGCCGCACCGAGCCCTCGTGA
- a CDS encoding CBS domain-containing protein codes for MTTAREIMTPDATCVGEQETLADAARKMADLGVGALPICGTDNRLKGMLTDRDIVIKAIAQGRNPADVRAGDLAQGKPVTIGADDDTAEILRTMSSHQVRRLPVIDGHDLVGMVALADVARALPDKPTGDLLDAISHP; via the coding sequence ATGACCACCGCTCGAGAGATCATGACCCCCGACGCGACGTGCGTGGGCGAGCAGGAGACGCTCGCGGACGCCGCCCGGAAGATGGCCGACCTCGGCGTCGGTGCGCTGCCCATCTGCGGCACCGACAATCGCCTGAAGGGCATGCTCACCGACCGCGACATCGTCATCAAGGCGATCGCCCAGGGCCGCAACCCCGCCGACGTCCGCGCCGGCGACCTCGCCCAGGGCAAGCCCGTCACGATCGGCGCCGACGACGACACCGCCGAGATCCTCCGCACCATGAGCAGCCACCAGGTCCGCCGCCTCCCGGTCATCGACGGCCACGACCTGGTGGGCATGGTCGCGCTCGCCGACGTCGCCCGCGCCCTCCCCGACAAGCCGACCGGCGACCTGCTCGACGCGATCAGCCACCCGTAA
- a CDS encoding cyclic nucleotide-binding domain-containing protein: MHDDEDPASGLTRSILPAELREAIGALPEGRVARYSSGEQILGQGETSDHVVLIMSGVVKITAVTPTGREALLGLRGPANWSANSRR; the protein is encoded by the coding sequence ATGCACGACGACGAGGACCCCGCCAGCGGACTCACGCGCTCGATACTGCCGGCCGAACTGCGCGAGGCCATCGGCGCGCTCCCCGAGGGCCGCGTCGCGCGGTACTCATCGGGCGAACAGATTCTCGGCCAGGGTGAGACCTCCGATCACGTCGTACTCATCATGTCCGGCGTCGTAAAGATCACCGCCGTCACGCCAACGGGGCGTGAGGCGCTTCTCGGACTCCGCGGCCCCGCGAACTGGTCGGCGAACTCGCGGCGCTGA
- a CDS encoding GNAT family N-acetyltransferase: MIRTYEPRDLDVAVGLLDLGSSSDTRVRWRRLLRSGDDVRAVVAERAGRVVGAAMAAAVPDYRGQRPVRIGVEECARGRGIGTALAVELARIDRDVAEPLALTLRDDRPDGRRFAERLGFRVVNHCTGWTVALDDAGALRVAADAAAVRAGVRLEATTVGEARERFVAAAADSLAGMPSDTPIDLVEFAAHMPADVVVLFAEDHEGTAGVCLIRRDVGTGGWHTSYTGVATRARRRGVARAVKLGSFAAAAERGGTAMHAENDDRNAPMLALSESLGMRRDLGYWTMEAVRLAPGDPAR; this comes from the coding sequence GTGATACGCACGTACGAGCCGCGGGATCTGGATGTGGCGGTGGGGTTGCTGGATCTCGGGAGTTCGTCGGACACGCGGGTGCGGTGGCGGCGGCTGTTGAGGTCGGGGGATGACGTGCGGGCCGTGGTGGCGGAGCGCGCCGGGCGCGTCGTCGGTGCGGCCATGGCCGCAGCGGTGCCCGACTACCGGGGCCAGCGGCCGGTCCGGATCGGCGTCGAGGAGTGTGCGCGCGGGCGAGGCATCGGGACCGCGCTCGCCGTGGAACTGGCGCGGATCGACCGGGACGTGGCGGAGCCGCTGGCGTTGACGCTGCGGGACGACCGGCCGGACGGCCGCCGGTTCGCGGAGCGGCTGGGATTTCGGGTGGTCAACCACTGTACGGGCTGGACGGTCGCGCTGGATGACGCCGGGGCGCTGCGGGTGGCGGCGGACGCGGCGGCGGTGCGGGCCGGGGTGCGCCTGGAGGCGACCACGGTGGGGGAGGCGCGGGAGCGGTTCGTGGCGGCGGCCGCGGACTCGCTGGCCGGGATGCCGTCGGACACGCCGATCGATCTGGTCGAGTTCGCCGCGCACATGCCGGCTGACGTGGTGGTCCTGTTCGCCGAGGACCACGAGGGTACGGCCGGCGTGTGCCTGATCCGCCGGGACGTGGGCACCGGTGGGTGGCACACCAGCTATACCGGCGTGGCGACCCGTGCCCGGCGGCGCGGCGTGGCGCGCGCGGTGAAGCTCGGCTCGTTCGCGGCGGCGGCCGAACGCGGCGGCACCGCCATGCATGCGGAGAACGACGACCGGAACGCCCCGATGCTCGCCCTGAGCGAGTCTCTCGGCATGCGCCGCGACCTCGGCTACTGGACCATGGAAGCCGTCCGGCTCGCACCGGGTGACCCGGCCCGCTGA